The genomic region GGGAACATGCTGTGTCCTCCTTCTACTTCATCCAAAACTCTTTCTCTGCGATTCAATTCACACAGGTGAACAGAAAAGCTGAGCTTTAGGCATCACTATTAAGAGCTGAGTTAGGGCACCTCTCTCAGCTCTAACTTTCTCTGGCTCCCACAGCCCTCACAAGGCCCAGCTCCTCATTTGCCATTCCGTGGCTGATTTCTGCCTACCTGGTCTCAGgtcccccaaaacataaagtacACTTAGGGTTTCAAGAACATCCCCAGTCCAGTGCCACATCGAAGCATACGCACATGCTAGTTCTTGAAACCCTTACCTCATCCTACTGGGTTCCCAAAATGGACGTGTTTCACACAATCCCCTACTCAATTAAGAGCCATGGGCCAAGAATGACTCATCTCTGGGTACCCCAAATTCCAGGGCAGAGAGCGTGGAAGGGGGAAAGTCCTAGGACAACAGCATCCTCTATGTCATATCCCGAGGCTAATAGGACCACGGTTCCAGGAGCTGGCGGCCTAAAGGCCACCCACTCACCTGTGTCCGGCCCAGCTGACCGTCGCCAGCGGACCCCGTGAACGGAGCAGGGAGCCCGGCGGGTCCTTCAAGCTTAGTGGATTCCCTAGTCATCCGGCCCTGGTCAGGCGTGAGCTTGGCTGACCCGCACTAGGAGCCTCGGCTCCCCACGTGTAAAAGGCACAGAAGGACAAGTGCGCCAGAAGGAAGGAGGGCTGGAGCAGAGCCCGAAGAACGCACAGCCAGGCGGGGGGCTTGCACAAAGGCGCAGAGTAGGGTCCAATTCTCgttcccttccttccttatttGATCCCTAATAGCTACCCGGGAAACAGCCCCCGGTCTGGACTCGGGTCTCCACCAAGGAGAGGCACTGACCCCCATCAGCCTCCGTCACGTCATCGGAAGTCCGGCCTCCACCTCCGCGGGAGGGTCCAGCTCTGTCCTGGGTCGTCATTGGACGAGTGTCCCGCCGCCCACGCACAAGCACAGCCCGTTGGGTAATGTAGTTTCTGTCTTGCATCCCACCCTTCCCATTCTCCACAGCGAAGGCCAAACAACCCTGCGAGACCCTGGAAAACAATGCTGTGTGATTCCAAAGATGACCACTCTAGATTTCTGTGGCCATGTTGGGCAAAGCCATCCACAAGAGATATTGAATCGGAGACCCCTGTTTGTGAAGCCCTTGGCAAGCTTCTTAAGTCTGTCACACCCTCAGGAAAAATATGCTACTAAAAATCATGGGGAAGGGTACTCCTCGGTGGTCTTGTGTttaagacttggtgctttcactgcttagGACCCGGGTTCCATTCCCAGTTGGGGATTTAAATGTAGGTACTAGACTATggcacagcagtgaagaatccacttgcagtgcaggagatacaggtttgatccttgggttggcaggatcccctggaggaggaaatggcaacccactccattctcatttggaaaatcccataatcagaggagcttggtaggttacagtccacggagttgcaaaaagttggacatgactgagcaggcacacacaatGCCTAGTGTATGAGGTAGGGGAGCAGCTGATAATTTGATATTCTGTCAATGTCTGTTTCTGAGAGTGAACGGTTGGTTCATGGCTGACGAGTATCCAACAgagcaaaaaactaaaaacaaacaaaccaacccaAAAATGGTACTAGAAAGATAAGTTGCTTACACTGTCTTTGTGAACTAACATTAAATGATGATTTTACTCAGTGGTTCCCACGCTGGTAACATCAGCATCACCAAGGAATTTGCTAAAACTGCCTGTACATGGTCAGTCCATGGATAGCCTGAACCTGCAGCTCCCAAGACAGCACTAAATCCTGGGGTGTGTCAGAACAGCAATCACACACCCACAAGGACATCCCAGCAGAGAAGCAAACATGAGATGATGCCGTGAAGAGACAATTTCACAATCGCTTCTGCCCGTATGCCATTGTCCGAAACTCATTGACATGGTCCATGGAAGATAAGCTGTGTGTTGATAAAGAAACAGTTGGATAGGAGACCATCTACCCAGTTTCTAGTAtaattcatcagttcagtcactgggaTAATGGATTTCATTATCCCCCCTACATATTCAGCACTATTTATTACTTTCGGGTTGAAAACCTCAAACCCCATTCCTCTGTTCTTAACCTAAACTAAGACAacaaggcaataaacaaagtagGTTGGCACGCATTCCCAGTATTATTATAGTTCTGGAGTCGGTGGCAGGGCCCACTGAAGGACCTGCTGAAGAACGAGGCTGCCAGTGTAGATTTCTATATACACAGCAAAGTTGCCTTTTAAGAGAAAGTATGAGTAggcgcttccctggtgctccagtgctTGAGTcctcgctcccaatgcagggagcacgggtttgaatgctggtcagggaactaagaccccacgcgCCACAGGACatagccaaaaaaagaagagTATGACTGTTTTGAACTCCATATGGGAAATtgaatagaaaattaatacacaaaaatgaaatcCTAAAGTTTATATTTAAGGATTTGGAAACTGATCTCAGATGGAAGACCTGCAATGATAGAAACAATGAAGATCCAAGAGGGTAAATGCCTGCGTAGATGGATGCAACTGCTCATAATTTGTGTTAAACATGAATGATGTTTCCTTGTGGAGTTAGAATGATGAAATTAACATACAAGGTCTCAACACATAGACTAAGATACAGATAAACTGTTAAGTGTCTTAGTAGCGAAGAAGAAAAAGTACTTATAATTCTGTGCTCTACTGTTTTTAATAAGTGCTTATAAATCTTAAACAATAACAAACACAATTAGAGAATATGCTTTCCAACTAGAATAAAGAAAACCTATAAGTaattaatagaaaatttaaaggggagaaaaagaacaagtgatgcaaaaaaatccaaaaaataagAGTGCATATTTAAACTCAAATTATGCATATCAACtataacattaaataaatatggGGTAAATTAAATTAGCAGTCAGCACTTTTGGGCAGCTCAAAATTCCCTTCACAAGAGATTTTTAAAGGCAGGTTTTGAATTTCTattcagagaaatagaaatttgGCTGATGGAGAACCAAGACCTTATGCTGAATGTCACTAGAGCCCATGATCAAGCTTCTTAAGAACTAAAACCTGCTGAAAAGCCATCAGGAAATTACCAGCAGCACATCTCCtggtgaggaaggaagagaatggCGTGGAGAGGGAACTTGTGAGTAACAGCAGCCAACTTTGAAGCGCATCCACATACCCAGCCGAATGGCAGTCTCTTTACAACACTATCCTTCAACCTCACAACCTGGGGAGGCATGTTGGCCAACACACTTGTTTCATAAATAATGAAGGTTCCAACGGCTAATTCAACTCCAAGTTTACAAGGGAGGAGACCAAGAACCCAAAGTTCCCTGAGCTGGTCTGAGTCACGGGCACCACTAAGTAGCACAGCTGAGAACGGTGGCCCAGGTGACGGAAATCTCATCACTGCTCGACGCACCCTCCCGCCCAAAGTCATGTAATCTGAGCAGGGCCAGGACCCTTCCTGGGTCATGGAAAACTCAACTGCCCAAACTACCAGGATGAACTACAACAAGTCTTTCTGACTTTTGTGTATCCCAGAAAAGGACCTTCAGCCTCACTCACACTTGTGAAACTGCGAACTGTGAAACTTGTGACTAAGAAACTGGAACACACTGTCAAGCCATGGGTCACATTTCCTATGGATGCAGAGGGCTCTGTCAGGACTGAAGGGGTAAAGTCATTCCCGGAGACTCACCCCAACATCCAAACTATGCACATGTCCCATCAACTCTGCCTCCTCACGTGTCCCAGGTCATCTCCAAAGCCACCACCCTGGGCCAGTCCACTGTCAACGTCCTCCTGGACTGTAGtggcctcctccctctctccaacATCAGTTCTTTTCCTCAGTCCATGCTCCACACAGCAGCCAAAGGGAGGCTTAGAGACAAATGACACCATCCCACTGTGCTGTGAGTCCCTTCCTCAGCTCCCAGAGCAGCTGCAATACAAtccacatttctcatgatgtcctgcCCCTCCATCTCACTGCCCACCACCTGTTTCCTCTGACAGTCCCGGCTCTGGCCCACCTCAGGATCTTGGCGCATGCTGTTCCCTTTGCAAGTgctcttctccatcttcaaacaTGGCTGAGGCTCTTCCATACCTCACAGTCTGCATATCATCCCTGTATACTTTCTGTTCCTCTTCCCACGCATTACAGTTTAACAGACATCTTTCTACTTTCACAGACATGCAGACAGACTTGTGCGGAAGTGACATGACTAAGGTCATCCAGATGGTGATAGGCACAGCTCAGGAACGTTGGCATCCCAACTGTCCAGAGTCCAAGCTCGCAGCCACTGGATGATGACTCCTGATCACATCTGGCCTCCATGCCAGTTTTGACCTTGTTCTTCATTATGCTGGATGGGGATTGCAGGCATGTTACTATCACAGCAACAACACTGGCATACCTCACCTGTGTGTTATCATGTCTGTTTCCCATTCTAGACACGAGTCACAAGACTCATGTCCCAGTCACCCATCTCCATAACCCAGGACACTGTGTGCAGCAACAGGGATGAAAGATGAGGTTAGCTACAGCTACAGCTACAGCTACAGGCAACACACaatcacagcaaaactgagcacaTGAGGGGACATAGGGGGTTACTTGGGTACATAGTCTCAGATGCCAAAGAACACTTTTCTTCTGGCCAAACTATTCACCACAATAGTTACTTTAAAGAACTCTTCCCGATATGAGTTCTCTGATGCTGACTGAGCCCAGTCTTCTTGTAAAAGGCTTTGCCACATCTCATACATGTGTAGGATTTCACTCCACTATGAATCTTTTGATGGGTGGTGAGGGTTGAGCTGTAGCTGTAGGTTTTTCCACACTCACTGCACTCATAGGGCTTCTCCCTAGAGTGACACCTCATGTGGCGAGTTACAGAAGAGCTTTCACTAAAGGCTTTCCCACACTCTTTGCACTCAAAGGGTTTCTCCCCAGTGTGGGTTCTATTATGCCGAATGAAGTCAGAGTGGTGGGCGAAGGCCTTTCCACACTCACTGCACACATAtggcttctctccagtgtgacTCCGCTGGTGCTCTGTGAGGTGTGACCTGCGgctaaaggctttgccacactcAGCGCACATGaaaggcttttctccagtgtgaatcCGCTGGTGCTCCGTGAGGTGAGACTTGCGGCTGAAGGCTCTCCCACACTCACCGCACTCATAGAGTTTCTCCCTAGTGTGAAAGCTGTAGTGTAGAGTGAGGTCTGCTTTCTTGAGAAACGTCTTCCTACATTTTCTGCATTTATAGAGTTTTACTCTAGTGTGAATCCGCTGATGTCGAAGAAGGAAGCGATTCTTGACAAACCCTTTCCCACATTCCTTGCATTCGTAGGAATTCTTCCCTCCATGAAACAGTGGGTCTGCCCTTGAAACACACGACTCACACGCATGAGAAGCATCTCCTGAGGAGACTTGATCTTGTAAATCTTTTGAGCCCAAACTATCGCCTCTCCCCAGATCACCACATTCAGGGATCCTGTTTCCAGGGAGGGTTTCCTTGCGAAGGACTGTTCCTGTCTTCAAATGCCCTCCCTGCTTTTCTGACACTCCTTCCAGTTCCCGAGCTTGCCCCAACGGAGAAGCACAGCAGACTTCCTGAGTCAGTGACCTCTGAAGTAAGTGTCCCTTGAACAAGGCTTGCTGAGAAGCAGCAGTCTCTGTGGTCTTGGTTTTCGCTTTGTCATCTGAAGGGAATCCAATATACAAATGAGGCCTATTAGTAATGCCAACACAGAAGAAACAAAATCGCCAAGCaagcaggaagaggaagatggAAATGTTAACCCCTGATACCCTCCTGTGGTTTGGCTGGAGGTATATGGTCCTGAGAACCTCCTCTAAAGTGCCACAGAGCGTAATGACAGAACACCAAGCACTGACAGAGTG from Bos javanicus breed banteng chromosome 18, ARS-OSU_banteng_1.0, whole genome shotgun sequence harbors:
- the LOC133229762 gene encoding zinc finger protein 550-like, which translates into the protein MIAHDRDPALHETSGGARGGASSPPPELCLASQARRSLSAFARLEQSERGRAFLPALPSGVEGGRGGELRRSTVKPSEPSVIPHLAWPGDPAQGTMAALAAETYLAPAPVILKDVVVTFTRQEWKLLDLTQRTLYQEVVLETSRLLVSLGYPVSKTELTCLLHPGRELRMVKRALSPSTSPDDKAKTKTTETAASQQALFKGHLLQRSLTQEVCCASPLGQARELEGVSEKQGGHLKTGTVLRKETLPGNRIPECGDLGRGDSLGSKDLQDQVSSGDASHACESCVSRADPLFHGGKNSYECKECGKGFVKNRFLLRHQRIHTRVKLYKCRKCRKTFLKKADLTLHYSFHTREKLYECGECGRAFSRKSHLTEHQRIHTGEKPFMCAECGKAFSRRSHLTEHQRSHTGEKPYVCSECGKAFAHHSDFIRHNRTHTGEKPFECKECGKAFSESSSVTRHMRCHSREKPYECSECGKTYSYSSTLTTHQKIHSGVKSYTCMRCGKAFYKKTGLSQHQRTHIGKSSLK